A genomic stretch from Clavelina lepadiformis chromosome 5, kaClaLepa1.1, whole genome shotgun sequence includes:
- the LOC143460808 gene encoding spermatogenesis-associated protein 6-like isoform X1 translates to MPRRKALKVIVDLHFHAITCPGVFLPDQQDVFLNVEMLGQRKRTKSAPPVFPFLFHEKLRFDKVFSHATDPVQIASALNGETVRIELVQLTYPAGELLATYEDNARDFLFPTPKVSPTYPGVDREVLLQRSSSFPGIAPKLEFSSRTIIKEVTAVGGGHSSKKQREKHFEVERESYHRQPISTYNQLNQAPIETSTPQVTSTNRSSSKKKTRSSASSSGRQGRSKARASSLSRATTQWGYEQSTIASRARSPSPYTRRRMAQLSVSDPFDSAVKNRPFKTDLEERPNFVIRKAANDSLSYNKTPPSLPHVSLSPERRRSLSRERSKSPSRRKQTPGPSKRFSTPRVDYDSDASDNEGTSEEELKNIAEHKKISHTQLKHNALRSAYYRPITAGCCMRFPHQETFNSELKLYLSDKETEEELSQGRPSRPSSGISLSSARTQVSIGRQQRSRGRSPGRVTFKDTTELIDSTIPQHSRRAGSRPTSSRSRSPSPVTPRRDLSFTRADLGDDAPRSSKITPDSILFRAPLRERFTSAEPSPYEKIRDRVRDLLRSPRATQILDDSYAEASDRYWQRRSRTPSPRATPRSSVSVRLNDNEYWNDQMSQLTGKPHRRIFEESVDKIYDDIYKRVKNESP, encoded by the exons ATAACATGCCCCGGGGTATTTCTGCCAGACCAACAGGATGTTTTTCTAAATGTGGAAATGCTGGGACAAAGAAAGAGAACAAAATCCGCACCACCTGTTTTCCCttttttgtttcatgaaaaa CTTCGTTTTGATAAGGTTTTCAGCCATGCAACCGATCCTGTGCAAATAGCATCAGCTTTAAATGGGGAAACTGTTCGTATTGAATTAGTGCAACTGACATACCCAG CTGGAGAACTTCTCGCCACTTACGAAGACAACGCCAGAGATTTCCTCTTTCCAACTCCCAAAGTAAGTCCAACTTATCCTGGTGTTGACAGAGAAGTTTTATTGCAACGTTCGTCATCTTTCCCGGGAATAGCCCCAAAACTTGAGTTTTCATCTCGTACCATTATAAAAGAG GTGACAGCTGTTGGAGGGGGACATTCGTCAAAGAAACAGAGAGAAAAGCATTTTGAGGTTGAACGGGAATCGTATCATAGACAACCAATTTCAACATACAACCAATTAAAT CAAGCTCCAATAGAAACCTCTACGCCGCAAGTAACTTCGACTAACAGGTCTTCATCAAAGAAGAAGACAAGATCTTCTGCAAGCTCATCTGGAAGGCAAGGAAGAAGCAAAGCTCGTGCATCAAGTCTCAGTAGAG CAACCACTCAATGGGGATATGAGCAGTCAACCATCGCTTCGCGAGCACGGTCTCCATCACCATACACTAGGAGGCGCATGGCTCAACTTTCTGTCAGTGACCCTTTCGACTCGGCCGTCAAAAATAGACCTTTTAAAACCGATTTGGAAGAAAGGCCAAACTTTGTTATTAGAAAG gCAGCAAATGATTCTTTATCCTACAACAAGACTCCCCCTTCTCTTCCACATGTTTCACTGTCTCCAGAACGGCGAAGATCATTATCACGTGAAAGGAGCAAATCTCCTTCGAGAAGAAAGCAGACTC CTGGTCCATCCAAACGATTTTCAACTCCCCGCGTTGACTACGACAGTGATG CCAGCGATAACGAAGGCACCTCTGAGGAAGAGTTAAAAAACATTGCCGAGCATAAGAAAATAAGCCACACACAATTGAAGCACAACGCCTTGAGGTCAGCGTACTACAGACCAATCACTGCTGGCTGTTGCATGAGGTTTCCCCATCAAGAAACATTTAACTCTGAATTGAAGCTCTATCTCAGTGACAAGGAAACAGAGGAAGAATTGAGTCAAGGCAGACCTTCGCGGCCCTCTAGCGGGATAAGTTTGTCCTCAGCAAGGACTCAAGTGTCCATTGGAAGGCAGCAAAGGTCAAGGGGTAGATCGCCAGGGCGAGTGACGTTTAAAG ACACAACAGAATTGATAGACAGCACGATACCCCAACACAGTAGAAGAGCAGGCAGTCGGCCAACCTCCTCCCGGAGCAGGTCGCCCAGCCCTGTGACCCCTCGAAGGGACCTCTCGTTCACTAGAGCTGACCTTGGGGATGACGCACCCAG ATCTAGTAAGATCACTCCGGACTCGATATTATTTCGGGCTCCGCTTCGGGAGCGTTTCACCTCGGCTGAGCCATCTCCCTACGAGAAAATTCGAGACAGAGTTCGGGACCTTTTGAGGTCGCCCAGGGCGACGCAGATACTG GACGACTCCTACGCTGAAGCGAGCGACCGATATTGGCAGAGGCGCAGTCGCACACCCTCGCCGAGGGCAACCCCTAG GTCATCAGTCAGTGTGAGATTAAACGACAACGAATACTGGAACGATCAAATGAGTCAATTGACGGGAAAACCCCATCGACGTATTTTCGAGGAGAGCGTCGACAAAATCTATGATGATATTTACAAAAGAGTCAAAAACGAAAGCCCGTAA
- the LOC143460808 gene encoding uncharacterized protein LOC143460808 isoform X2, producing MPRRKALKVIVDLHFHAITCPGVFLPDQQDVFLNVEMLGQRKRTKSAPPVFPFLFHEKLRFDKVFSHATDPVQIASALNGETVRIELVQLTYPAGELLATYEDNARDFLFPTPKVSPTYPGVDREVLLQRSSSFPGIAPKLEFSSRTIIKEVTAVGGGHSSKKQREKHFEVERESYHRQPISTYNQLNQAPIETSTPQVTSTNRSSSKKKTRSSASSSGRQGRSKARASSLSRATTQWGYEQSTIASRARSPSPYTRRRMAQLSVSDPFDSAVKNRPFKTDLEERPNFVIRKAANDSLSYNKTPPSLPHVSLSPERRRSLSRERSKSPSRRKQTPGPSKRFSTPRVDYDSDASDNEGTSEEELKNIAEHKKISHTQLKHNALRSAYYRPITAGCCMRFPHQETFNSELKLYLSDKETEEELSQGRPSRPSSGISLSSARTQVSIGRQQRSRGRSPGRVTFKDTTELIDSTIPQHSRRAGSRPTSSRSRSPSPVTPRRDLSFTRADLGDDAPRSSKITPDSILFRAPLRERFTSAEPSPYEKIRDRVRDLLRSPRATQILDDSYAEASDRYWQRRSRTPSPRATPRY from the exons ATAACATGCCCCGGGGTATTTCTGCCAGACCAACAGGATGTTTTTCTAAATGTGGAAATGCTGGGACAAAGAAAGAGAACAAAATCCGCACCACCTGTTTTCCCttttttgtttcatgaaaaa CTTCGTTTTGATAAGGTTTTCAGCCATGCAACCGATCCTGTGCAAATAGCATCAGCTTTAAATGGGGAAACTGTTCGTATTGAATTAGTGCAACTGACATACCCAG CTGGAGAACTTCTCGCCACTTACGAAGACAACGCCAGAGATTTCCTCTTTCCAACTCCCAAAGTAAGTCCAACTTATCCTGGTGTTGACAGAGAAGTTTTATTGCAACGTTCGTCATCTTTCCCGGGAATAGCCCCAAAACTTGAGTTTTCATCTCGTACCATTATAAAAGAG GTGACAGCTGTTGGAGGGGGACATTCGTCAAAGAAACAGAGAGAAAAGCATTTTGAGGTTGAACGGGAATCGTATCATAGACAACCAATTTCAACATACAACCAATTAAAT CAAGCTCCAATAGAAACCTCTACGCCGCAAGTAACTTCGACTAACAGGTCTTCATCAAAGAAGAAGACAAGATCTTCTGCAAGCTCATCTGGAAGGCAAGGAAGAAGCAAAGCTCGTGCATCAAGTCTCAGTAGAG CAACCACTCAATGGGGATATGAGCAGTCAACCATCGCTTCGCGAGCACGGTCTCCATCACCATACACTAGGAGGCGCATGGCTCAACTTTCTGTCAGTGACCCTTTCGACTCGGCCGTCAAAAATAGACCTTTTAAAACCGATTTGGAAGAAAGGCCAAACTTTGTTATTAGAAAG gCAGCAAATGATTCTTTATCCTACAACAAGACTCCCCCTTCTCTTCCACATGTTTCACTGTCTCCAGAACGGCGAAGATCATTATCACGTGAAAGGAGCAAATCTCCTTCGAGAAGAAAGCAGACTC CTGGTCCATCCAAACGATTTTCAACTCCCCGCGTTGACTACGACAGTGATG CCAGCGATAACGAAGGCACCTCTGAGGAAGAGTTAAAAAACATTGCCGAGCATAAGAAAATAAGCCACACACAATTGAAGCACAACGCCTTGAGGTCAGCGTACTACAGACCAATCACTGCTGGCTGTTGCATGAGGTTTCCCCATCAAGAAACATTTAACTCTGAATTGAAGCTCTATCTCAGTGACAAGGAAACAGAGGAAGAATTGAGTCAAGGCAGACCTTCGCGGCCCTCTAGCGGGATAAGTTTGTCCTCAGCAAGGACTCAAGTGTCCATTGGAAGGCAGCAAAGGTCAAGGGGTAGATCGCCAGGGCGAGTGACGTTTAAAG ACACAACAGAATTGATAGACAGCACGATACCCCAACACAGTAGAAGAGCAGGCAGTCGGCCAACCTCCTCCCGGAGCAGGTCGCCCAGCCCTGTGACCCCTCGAAGGGACCTCTCGTTCACTAGAGCTGACCTTGGGGATGACGCACCCAG ATCTAGTAAGATCACTCCGGACTCGATATTATTTCGGGCTCCGCTTCGGGAGCGTTTCACCTCGGCTGAGCCATCTCCCTACGAGAAAATTCGAGACAGAGTTCGGGACCTTTTGAGGTCGCCCAGGGCGACGCAGATACTG GACGACTCCTACGCTGAAGCGAGCGACCGATATTGGCAGAGGCGCAGTCGCACACCCTCGCCGAGGGCAACCCCTAGGTACTAA
- the LOC143460808 gene encoding spermatogenesis-associated protein 6-like isoform X3 encodes MPRRKALKVIVDLHFHAITCPGVFLPDQQDVFLNVEMLGQRKRTKSAPPVFPFLFHEKLRFDKVFSHATDPVQIASALNGETVRIELVQLTYPAGELLATYEDNARDFLFPTPKVSPTYPGVDREVLLQRSSSFPGIAPKLEFSSRTIIKEVTAVGGGHSSKKQREKHFEVERESYHRQPISTYNQLNQAPIETSTPQVTSTNRSSSKKKTRSSASSSGRQGRSKARASSLSRATTQWGYEQSTIASRARSPSPYTRRRMAQLSVSDPFDSAVKNRPFKTDLEERPNFVIRKAANDSLSYNKTPPSLPHVSLSPERRRSLSRERSKSPSRRKQTPGPSKRFSTPRVDYDSDDTTELIDSTIPQHSRRAGSRPTSSRSRSPSPVTPRRDLSFTRADLGDDAPRSSKITPDSILFRAPLRERFTSAEPSPYEKIRDRVRDLLRSPRATQILDDSYAEASDRYWQRRSRTPSPRATPRSSVSVRLNDNEYWNDQMSQLTGKPHRRIFEESVDKIYDDIYKRVKNESP; translated from the exons ATAACATGCCCCGGGGTATTTCTGCCAGACCAACAGGATGTTTTTCTAAATGTGGAAATGCTGGGACAAAGAAAGAGAACAAAATCCGCACCACCTGTTTTCCCttttttgtttcatgaaaaa CTTCGTTTTGATAAGGTTTTCAGCCATGCAACCGATCCTGTGCAAATAGCATCAGCTTTAAATGGGGAAACTGTTCGTATTGAATTAGTGCAACTGACATACCCAG CTGGAGAACTTCTCGCCACTTACGAAGACAACGCCAGAGATTTCCTCTTTCCAACTCCCAAAGTAAGTCCAACTTATCCTGGTGTTGACAGAGAAGTTTTATTGCAACGTTCGTCATCTTTCCCGGGAATAGCCCCAAAACTTGAGTTTTCATCTCGTACCATTATAAAAGAG GTGACAGCTGTTGGAGGGGGACATTCGTCAAAGAAACAGAGAGAAAAGCATTTTGAGGTTGAACGGGAATCGTATCATAGACAACCAATTTCAACATACAACCAATTAAAT CAAGCTCCAATAGAAACCTCTACGCCGCAAGTAACTTCGACTAACAGGTCTTCATCAAAGAAGAAGACAAGATCTTCTGCAAGCTCATCTGGAAGGCAAGGAAGAAGCAAAGCTCGTGCATCAAGTCTCAGTAGAG CAACCACTCAATGGGGATATGAGCAGTCAACCATCGCTTCGCGAGCACGGTCTCCATCACCATACACTAGGAGGCGCATGGCTCAACTTTCTGTCAGTGACCCTTTCGACTCGGCCGTCAAAAATAGACCTTTTAAAACCGATTTGGAAGAAAGGCCAAACTTTGTTATTAGAAAG gCAGCAAATGATTCTTTATCCTACAACAAGACTCCCCCTTCTCTTCCACATGTTTCACTGTCTCCAGAACGGCGAAGATCATTATCACGTGAAAGGAGCAAATCTCCTTCGAGAAGAAAGCAGACTC CTGGTCCATCCAAACGATTTTCAACTCCCCGCGTTGACTACGACAGTGATG ACACAACAGAATTGATAGACAGCACGATACCCCAACACAGTAGAAGAGCAGGCAGTCGGCCAACCTCCTCCCGGAGCAGGTCGCCCAGCCCTGTGACCCCTCGAAGGGACCTCTCGTTCACTAGAGCTGACCTTGGGGATGACGCACCCAG ATCTAGTAAGATCACTCCGGACTCGATATTATTTCGGGCTCCGCTTCGGGAGCGTTTCACCTCGGCTGAGCCATCTCCCTACGAGAAAATTCGAGACAGAGTTCGGGACCTTTTGAGGTCGCCCAGGGCGACGCAGATACTG GACGACTCCTACGCTGAAGCGAGCGACCGATATTGGCAGAGGCGCAGTCGCACACCCTCGCCGAGGGCAACCCCTAG GTCATCAGTCAGTGTGAGATTAAACGACAACGAATACTGGAACGATCAAATGAGTCAATTGACGGGAAAACCCCATCGACGTATTTTCGAGGAGAGCGTCGACAAAATCTATGATGATATTTACAAAAGAGTCAAAAACGAAAGCCCGTAA